In Strigops habroptila isolate Jane chromosome 4, bStrHab1.2.pri, whole genome shotgun sequence, a single genomic region encodes these proteins:
- the CHST14 gene encoding LOW QUALITY PROTEIN: carbohydrate sulfotransferase 14 (The sequence of the model RefSeq protein was modified relative to this genomic sequence to represent the inferred CDS: deleted 2 bases in 1 codon), with the protein MAAASPGPGPPPAPVTAGRRPARPPDPGTGSGARSPRCPPCGPRAERRLRRRRGPCEAMFPRPACPAEVRRAAASGRSRSRPRGGGGGTVLLPSMLMFGVILASSGLLLMIEKGILAEVKPPPLHPAAGEPARRGGGEEAAGDLEYEVLRDIRNRTIGAVCGQRAMPRSVWELPAGQRRTVLRHLLVSDKYRFLYCYVPKVACSNWKRILKVLDGALESVDVKMKMDHKSDLVFLGDMKPDEISYRLKHYYKFIFVRNPMERLLSAYRNKFGEIKEYQQKYGVEIVRRYRKNGGNSAGDDVTFSEFLRYLLDEEVERMNEHWMPIYNLCQPCAVRYDFIGSYERLHTDANYVLERIQSPSFIRFPERQPWYKPVTAETLHYYLCNTQRRLIKELLPKYILDFSLFAYPLPNITSEFCRQ; encoded by the exons ATGGCCGCCGcctcccccggccccggcccgccccccGCGCCCGTCACTGCcggccgccgccccgcccgccccccggACCCCGGCACCGGCAGCGGGGCGAGGAGCCCCCGGTGCCCCCCCTGCGGTCCCCGC GCGGAGCGGCGGCTgaggcggcggcgcggcccctGCGAGGCCATGTTCCCCCGGCCCGCCTGCCCCGCCGAGGTGCGGAGGGCGGCAGCCTCGGGCCGCAGCCGGTCCCggccgcggggcggcggcggcggcaccgtGCTGCTGCCCTCCATGCTGATGTTCGGCGTGATCCTGGCCTCCAGCGGGCTGCTGCTCATGATCGAGAAGGGCATCCTGGCGGAGGTGAAGCCGCCGCCGCTGCACCCTGCGGCCGGGGAgccggcccggcgcggcggcggtGAGGAGGCCGCCGGTGACCTGGAGTACGAGGTGCTGCGGGACATCCGTAACCGCACCATCGGCGCGGTGTGCGGGCAGCGGGCCATGCCCCGCAGCGTGTGGGAGCTGCCGGCCGGGCAGCGGCGCACGGTGCTGCGGCACCTCCTCGTCAGCGACAAGTACCGCTTCTTGTACTGCTATGTGCCCAAGGTGGCCTGCTCCAACTGGAAACGCATCCTCAAGGTGCTGGACGGGGCGCTGGAGAGCGTGGATGTCAAGATGAAGATGGACCACAAGAGCGACCTGGTGTTCCTGGGGGACATGAAGCCGGACGAGATCAGCTACCGCCTGAAGCACTACTACAAGTTCATCTTCGTGCGGAACCCCATGGAGAGGCTGCTGTCTGCCTACAGGAACAAGTTTGGGGAGATCAAGGAGTACCAGCAGAAGTACGGGGTGGAGATCGTCAGGAGGTACCGCAAGAACGGGGGGAATTCAGCTGGCGACGACGTGACCTTCTCCGAGTTCCTCCGGTACCTGCTGGACGAGGAGGTGGAGAGGATGAACGAGCACTGGATGCCCATCTACAACCTGTGCCAGCCCTGCGCCGTCAGGTACGACTTCATCGGCTCCTACGAGCGGCTCCACACCGACGCCAACTATGTCCTGGAGCGCATCCAGTCACCCTCCTTCATCCGCTTCCCCGAGCGGCAGCCCTGGTACAAGCCTGTGACAGCAGAAACGCTCCATTACTACCTGTGCAACACCCAGCGCCGGCTCATCAAAGAGCTCTTACCAAAATACATCCTGGATTTCTCCCTCTTTGCCTATCCCCTTCCCAACATCACCAGTGAATTCTGCAGGCAGTGA